A window from Candidatus Latescibacterota bacterium encodes these proteins:
- a CDS encoding BlaI/MecI/CopY family transcriptional regulator, with the protein MKMIGLSRRERQIMDVCFMLGHATAAEIRDNLPEPVSEDSVRKLIRILEHKGHLSHKRVGRSHVYRPRISAEDAERQAMRHVLKTFFRDSASKAVSTLLDVADSDLNPQEIDEIQARIEEARRRGR; encoded by the coding sequence TTGAAGATGATCGGACTAAGTCGACGCGAGCGTCAGATCATGGATGTTTGCTTCATGCTCGGCCATGCGACCGCTGCAGAGATTCGAGACAACCTGCCGGAGCCAGTGAGCGAAGATTCGGTCCGTAAGCTGATCCGGATTCTCGAGCACAAGGGGCATCTTAGCCACAAGCGCGTGGGGCGAAGTCACGTCTACCGGCCTCGCATCAGTGCGGAAGACGCGGAAAGACAGGCGATGCGCCATGTCCTGAAGACATTCTTCCGAGACTCCGCAAGCAAGGCAGTTTCGACCCTGCTTGACGTAGCCGACTCGGACCTGAATCCCCAGGAGATCGACGAGATTCAGGCACGAATCGAGGAAGCTCGCAGGAGAGGGCGGTAG
- a CDS encoding T9SS type A sorting domain-containing protein produces MRALPALCLILALPISAAAATIHVPADQPTIAAGLAAALPGDSVEVACGEYYEHDLVMPSGVTLGAPGSGVGCVTIFAQGQGRFLSGSGLAPGTRVENMFVVDAHSGAQPGGAMDFADSSVEIRDCWIWGGVSDTVGGGIALDNCDALLENVLFTICQAEGSGGALRADGGTLTLRDCAFEWNAALDGGGLALSNCDPLIEDCTFVFNDAQFWGGAVMLNGNASPTLRRCTLAANDAYEGGGLWGCYGSSALLEQCVVALGEGTGLHSYPDLNHPTTITVSCSNIYGYSSGNYGGDLDDQTGVNGNISGNPLFCDLYAYDLPNVGLAEDSPCLPENNDCGLLMGAHGLGCEAPTAVGDAPAPAAALLPNRPNPFNPATAIVFSLARPAAVTLTIHDLAGRRLIILLANVQRPAGEQSVRWDGRDATGRSLPSGVYLARLAFPEGTASRKLTLLK; encoded by the coding sequence ATGCGCGCTCTGCCCGCGCTCTGCCTGATCCTGGCGTTGCCGATCAGCGCCGCCGCCGCCACGATTCACGTTCCCGCCGACCAACCCACCATCGCCGCCGGACTCGCCGCCGCGCTGCCGGGCGACAGCGTCGAAGTCGCCTGCGGCGAGTACTACGAGCACGATCTCGTGATGCCCTCGGGGGTCACCCTCGGCGCCCCGGGCTCCGGCGTCGGCTGCGTCACGATCTTCGCCCAGGGTCAGGGGCGCTTCCTGTCGGGATCGGGGCTCGCCCCCGGCACCCGTGTGGAGAACATGTTCGTCGTCGATGCCCACTCGGGTGCGCAGCCCGGCGGGGCCATGGACTTCGCGGACAGCAGCGTGGAGATCCGCGACTGCTGGATCTGGGGCGGCGTCTCGGACACCGTTGGCGGTGGCATCGCGCTCGACAACTGCGACGCGCTGCTCGAGAACGTGCTCTTCACCATCTGCCAGGCGGAGGGCAGCGGCGGCGCGCTTCGAGCCGACGGCGGCACGCTGACCCTGCGCGACTGCGCCTTCGAGTGGAACGCCGCCCTCGACGGCGGAGGGCTCGCCCTCTCGAACTGCGACCCGCTGATCGAGGACTGCACCTTCGTCTTCAACGACGCCCAGTTCTGGGGAGGCGCGGTGATGCTGAACGGCAACGCGTCCCCGACGCTCCGCCGCTGCACGCTCGCCGCCAACGACGCCTACGAGGGGGGCGGCCTCTGGGGCTGCTACGGCTCTTCGGCGCTGCTGGAGCAGTGCGTCGTCGCGCTCGGCGAGGGCACCGGCCTGCACAGCTACCCCGATCTCAATCATCCGACCACGATCACGGTGTCCTGCTCGAACATCTACGGCTATTCGAGCGGCAACTACGGCGGCGATCTGGACGACCAGACCGGCGTGAACGGGAACATCTCCGGGAACCCGCTCTTCTGCGACCTCTATGCCTACGATCTTCCCAATGTCGGCCTCGCCGAGGACTCCCCCTGCCTGCCCGAGAACAACGACTGCGGTCTGCTGATGGGCGCGCACGGCCTGGGCTGCGAAGCCCCGACCGCGGTGGGCGACGCCCCCGCCCCGGCGGCCGCGCTGCTGCCCAACCGGCCCAACCCGTTCAACCCCGCGACCGCGATCGTCTTCAGCCTCGCCCGGCCGGCCGCCGTGACGCTGACGATCCACGATCTCGCCGGGCGGCGACTCATCATCTTGCTGGCCAACGTGCAGCGTCCCGCGGGAGAGCAGAGCGTGCGCTGGGACGGCCGCGACGCCACGGGCCGCAGCCTGCCCAGCGGCGTCTACCTGGCGCGTCTGGCTTTCCCCGAGGGAACAGCGAGCCGCAAGCTGACGCTGCTGAAATAG
- a CDS encoding enoyl-CoA hydratase/isomerase family protein, whose protein sequence is MADVILQRVEAGVATVTLNRPELHNAFDDRMMAALTASFRALADDRRVRVIVLAAAGRSFSAGADMHWMKRMAGYSYEENLADAGLAADMFEAIAGAPQPVIARVQGAAFGGGVGLVAACDLALAVERASFCLSEVKLGIVPSMISPYLVARMGAGPSRRYALTAERFDAPTARRLGLIAEIYPVEPAMDAAIADLTAQLKRNSPGALAACKALWNAVAGDPRAHREETLRRIAEIRVSPEGQEGLAAFLTKRTPNWIED, encoded by the coding sequence ATGGCCGACGTGATCCTGCAGCGCGTGGAAGCGGGGGTGGCCACCGTCACCCTGAACCGCCCCGAGCTGCACAACGCCTTCGACGACCGCATGATGGCCGCTCTCACCGCGAGCTTCCGCGCCCTGGCGGACGACCGCCGCGTGCGCGTCATCGTGCTGGCGGCGGCGGGCCGGAGCTTTTCGGCCGGCGCCGACATGCACTGGATGAAGCGCATGGCCGGCTACTCCTACGAGGAGAACCTCGCCGACGCGGGCCTGGCCGCCGACATGTTCGAGGCCATCGCCGGCGCGCCCCAGCCCGTGATCGCGCGCGTGCAGGGCGCGGCCTTCGGCGGGGGCGTGGGGCTGGTCGCCGCCTGCGACCTGGCCCTCGCGGTGGAGCGCGCGAGCTTCTGCCTCAGCGAGGTGAAGCTCGGCATCGTGCCGTCGATGATCAGCCCCTACCTGGTGGCGCGCATGGGCGCGGGGCCGAGCCGACGCTACGCGCTCACCGCCGAGCGCTTCGATGCGCCGACGGCGCGGCGTCTCGGTCTGATCGCCGAGATCTACCCCGTCGAGCCTGCCATGGACGCGGCCATCGCGGACCTCACCGCGCAGCTGAAGCGCAACAGTCCGGGTGCGCTGGCCGCCTGCAAGGCCCTGTGGAACGCGGTGGCGGGCGATCCGCGCGCGCACCGCGAGGAGACGCTGCGGCGCATCGCCGAGATTCGCGTGAGCCCCGAAGGTCAGGAGGGACTCGCGGCCTTCCTGACCAAGCGCACGCCGAACTGGATCGAGGACTGA
- a CDS encoding bifunctional chorismate mutase/prephenate dehydrogenase, protein MTDPRLDALRAEIARCDEEVLAAVARRLDAAAELGRIKSARGLPVRNFPVEAQVLERLRAGCAARGVDPELGDALAGLLIDHAVKLQSGLVDRPAGGEQGEAVVVGGRGKMGRWLCAYLRAGGHRVRVLDPASGPADDDLEAIASLDEAAGAGLLVLATPISSIPGLLEQLDPALHTGLVLDIASLKSPLVEPLRNAATRGLRVASLHPMFGPDVAHLIGRNVLFCDCGAPGALAEAKQLFVGVGAQLVDVPLDEHDRHMGYVLGLAHLVNILYGRVLGASGLDYRRLGEVASTTFGKQNATARDVLRENPDLYFEIQQLNATTPALAGQLHAALDEILGAVAAGDRETFRRIMDDGRNYFLGG, encoded by the coding sequence ATGACGGACCCCCGCCTGGACGCCCTGCGCGCCGAGATCGCCCGCTGCGACGAGGAGGTCCTCGCCGCCGTGGCCCGCCGCCTCGACGCCGCCGCCGAGCTCGGCCGCATCAAGAGCGCCCGCGGCCTGCCCGTGCGCAACTTTCCCGTGGAGGCGCAGGTGCTCGAGCGCCTGCGCGCGGGCTGCGCGGCCCGCGGGGTGGACCCCGAGCTGGGCGACGCCCTGGCCGGCCTGCTCATCGACCACGCGGTCAAGCTGCAGTCGGGCCTGGTGGATCGCCCCGCCGGCGGCGAGCAGGGCGAGGCCGTGGTGGTGGGCGGTCGCGGCAAGATGGGCCGCTGGCTCTGCGCCTACCTGCGCGCCGGCGGTCACCGGGTGCGCGTGCTCGACCCGGCGTCCGGCCCCGCCGACGACGATCTCGAGGCCATCGCCTCCCTCGACGAGGCGGCGGGCGCCGGGCTGCTCGTCCTCGCCACGCCGATCAGCAGCATTCCCGGCCTTCTCGAGCAGCTCGACCCCGCCCTTCACACGGGACTGGTGCTGGACATCGCGTCGCTCAAGTCGCCGCTGGTGGAGCCGCTTCGCAACGCGGCCACCCGCGGCCTGCGCGTGGCGAGTCTCCACCCCATGTTCGGGCCGGACGTGGCGCATCTCATCGGCCGCAACGTGCTGTTCTGCGACTGTGGCGCCCCCGGCGCGCTGGCCGAGGCGAAGCAGCTCTTCGTGGGCGTGGGCGCGCAGCTCGTGGACGTCCCTCTCGACGAGCACGACCGCCACATGGGCTACGTGCTCGGTCTCGCGCACCTGGTGAACATCCTCTACGGTCGCGTACTCGGCGCCAGCGGGCTGGACTACCGCCGGCTCGGCGAGGTGGCCTCCACCACCTTCGGCAAGCAGAATGCCACGGCGCGGGACGTCCTCCGCGAGAACCCCGATCTCTATTTTGAGATCCAGCAGCTCAACGCCACCACGCCGGCGCTGGCGGGACAGCTGCATGCCGCGCTCGACGAGATCCTCGGCGCCGTGGCCGCGGGCGATCGCGAGACCTTCCGCCGCATCATGGACGACGGGCGCAACTATTTCCTCGGCGGCTGA
- a CDS encoding methylcrotonoyl-CoA carboxylase, translating into MDQLGSRVDTHDATFKSNREHMEGVVAELRARLERVKQGGGEKAVARHESRGKLFVRRRIETLLDPDTPFLEFSALAAGGLYGDAAPGAGIVTGIGRVQGRECVIVANDATVKGGTYFPVTVKKHLRAQEIAGENRLPCIYLVDSGGAFLPMQDEVFPDREHFGRIFYNQARLSAQGVAQIAVVMGSCTAGGAYVPAMSDETVIVKEQGTIFLGGPPLVKAATGEEVTAEELGGADVHCRESGVTDHYAVNDEDALAITRNIVAHLGRPHRHALQTLPVEEPAFDPGEIYGIVQQDVRKPYDVREIIARLVDGSRFHEFKALYGTTVITGFAHLWGYPVGIVANNGVLFSESALKATHFIELCSQRGVPLVFLQNITGFMVGRQYEAGGIAKDGAKMVAAVSNAAVPKFTVIIGGSYGAGNYGMCGRAYGPRQLWMWPNARISVMGGEQAANVLLTVKQDQLAAHGEPQLDAKAAEAFKAPILEKYDTEGSAYYSTARLWDDGVIDPVDTRMVLGLGIAAALNAPFPQREHGVFRM; encoded by the coding sequence ATGGATCAGCTCGGCAGTCGGGTCGACACGCACGACGCCACCTTCAAGTCCAACCGCGAGCACATGGAAGGCGTGGTCGCGGAGCTGCGCGCGCGCCTCGAGCGGGTGAAGCAGGGCGGCGGCGAGAAGGCCGTGGCCCGGCACGAGAGCCGCGGCAAGCTCTTCGTCCGCCGGCGCATCGAGACGCTCCTCGACCCCGACACGCCCTTTCTCGAGTTCAGCGCGCTGGCCGCGGGCGGCCTCTACGGGGACGCGGCGCCGGGGGCGGGGATCGTCACCGGCATCGGACGCGTGCAGGGCCGCGAGTGCGTGATCGTGGCCAACGACGCCACGGTGAAGGGCGGGACCTACTTTCCCGTCACCGTGAAGAAGCACCTGCGCGCCCAGGAGATCGCCGGCGAGAACCGCCTGCCCTGCATCTACCTGGTGGACTCGGGCGGCGCCTTCCTGCCCATGCAGGACGAGGTCTTCCCCGACCGCGAGCACTTCGGCCGCATCTTCTACAACCAGGCGCGGCTGTCGGCGCAGGGCGTGGCCCAGATCGCCGTGGTCATGGGCTCCTGCACCGCGGGCGGCGCCTACGTGCCGGCCATGAGCGACGAGACGGTGATCGTCAAGGAGCAGGGGACGATCTTCCTCGGCGGCCCGCCGCTGGTGAAGGCGGCCACGGGCGAGGAGGTGACCGCCGAGGAGCTGGGCGGCGCGGACGTCCACTGCCGCGAGTCGGGCGTCACCGACCACTACGCCGTGAACGACGAGGACGCCCTCGCGATCACGCGCAACATCGTCGCGCACCTTGGCCGCCCGCATCGCCACGCGCTGCAGACGCTGCCGGTCGAGGAGCCCGCCTTCGATCCCGGTGAGATCTACGGCATCGTGCAGCAGGACGTGCGCAAGCCCTACGACGTGCGCGAGATCATCGCGCGCCTGGTGGACGGCAGCCGCTTCCACGAGTTCAAGGCGCTCTATGGTACGACGGTGATCACCGGCTTCGCGCACCTCTGGGGCTACCCCGTGGGGATCGTCGCCAACAACGGCGTGCTCTTCTCTGAGAGCGCGCTCAAGGCGACGCACTTCATCGAGCTCTGCAGCCAGCGCGGCGTGCCGCTCGTCTTCCTGCAGAACATCACCGGCTTCATGGTCGGGCGGCAGTACGAGGCCGGCGGCATCGCCAAGGACGGCGCCAAGATGGTGGCCGCGGTCTCCAACGCCGCCGTGCCCAAGTTCACGGTGATCATCGGCGGCTCCTACGGCGCCGGCAACTACGGCATGTGCGGCCGCGCCTACGGCCCGCGGCAGCTGTGGATGTGGCCCAACGCCCGCATCTCGGTGATGGGCGGCGAGCAGGCGGCGAACGTGCTGCTCACGGTGAAGCAGGACCAGCTCGCGGCCCACGGCGAGCCGCAGCTCGACGCGAAGGCCGCGGAGGCCTTCAAGGCGCCCATCCTCGAGAAGTACGACACCGAGGGCAGCGCCTACTACAGCACGGCGCGGCTCTGGGACGACGGCGTCATCGACCCCGTGGACACGCGCATGGTGCTGGGGCTGGGCATCGCGGCGGCGCTCAACGCACCCTTCCCGCAGCGCGAGCACGGCGTCTTCAGGATGTAG
- a CDS encoding hydroxymethylglutaryl-CoA lyase, which produces MQLPSRVRIVEVGPRDGLQNEGRIVSTADKVAFIRALGEAGLRDIEASSFVHPQVIPQLADAGEVFAELPSAGPVTYSALVPNQRGLERALAAGVKRIAVFTAASETFTRHNIRMSIDESLAVFAPVVERALATGLTVRGYLSTCFVCPYEGEVAKEAVRPLAERLLAMGCDEIAISDTIGAAGPRDVAATTAYLLETIPAARLALHFHDTYGTALANVLAGLELGISTFDASTAGLGGCPYAPGAAGNLATEDLVYMLERSGVETGVDLEALVAAGAAMAESLGRRPGSRQWGRLHG; this is translated from the coding sequence ATGCAGCTTCCTAGTCGCGTTCGCATCGTGGAGGTCGGCCCGCGCGACGGCCTGCAGAACGAGGGCCGCATCGTCTCCACGGCGGACAAGGTCGCCTTCATTCGCGCGCTCGGCGAAGCGGGGCTGCGCGACATCGAGGCGAGCAGCTTCGTCCACCCCCAGGTGATCCCGCAGCTCGCCGACGCCGGCGAGGTCTTCGCCGAACTGCCGTCGGCCGGTCCCGTGACCTACTCCGCGCTCGTCCCCAACCAGCGCGGGCTGGAGCGCGCGCTGGCGGCGGGGGTGAAGCGCATCGCCGTCTTCACGGCGGCCAGCGAGACCTTCACGCGGCACAACATCCGCATGAGCATCGACGAGAGCCTGGCCGTCTTCGCGCCGGTGGTGGAGCGCGCGCTGGCCACGGGGCTCACGGTGCGCGGCTACCTGTCCACCTGCTTCGTCTGTCCCTACGAGGGCGAGGTCGCCAAGGAGGCCGTGCGGCCGCTGGCCGAGCGGCTACTCGCCATGGGCTGCGACGAGATCGCGATCAGCGACACCATCGGCGCGGCGGGCCCACGCGACGTCGCCGCCACCACCGCCTACCTGCTCGAGACCATCCCCGCCGCCCGGCTTGCCCTGCACTTCCATGACACCTACGGCACCGCGCTGGCCAACGTGCTCGCCGGGCTGGAGCTGGGCATCAGCACCTTCGACGCCTCCACCGCCGGCCTCGGCGGCTGTCCCTACGCGCCCGGTGCGGCGGGCAACCTGGCCACCGAGGATCTCGTCTACATGCTCGAGCGCAGCGGTGTGGAGACCGGCGTCGACCTTGAGGCGCTGGTCGCGGCCGGGGCGGCGATGGCGGAAAGCCTCGGCCGGCGCCCCGGCAGCCGCCAGTGGGGGCGTCTGCATGGGTAA
- a CDS encoding choice-of-anchor L domain-containing protein, producing the protein MRAILISRSLAISAFAAALSLGGCSDSPTTSSQNPGENPGGPAISLLEPLSLNRQVLLVDTLDDLTATLKAEAPTGYTLDSVTLHSLDADDNSVAVLATLRDVGDAADGDMVAGDKIFAGVAPNLSYPDPQILRVAAHLQASGSTGGSLELWTEARELPVLSTDLVFTHGPDATPQGLTTGVSTDLRVVTELMVADSLTLDSVDLYRVTSTGDSVELLSPLRDNGDLTNGDEIQADGNYTTIVEGMFIVAPQTLYLRALATATSVTGTTHTSWSVIAELPVRYPPTEGLVNVALSYQDSIETRWQDAIDASEDLEATRDALLSWLDGQDHVVDAYLAPDRGSLWAVYNNGFEAGVLLADPADGPLYGTSGGAGIADAPVRPHRDPATTAPLMSVGVPARPVSGNDDRNLGDPDEVDSNLALVYSPFATWLEGLGGTDPASTVATLFDDAHCPSFGVDYLRDAEATVDALRDLYRYGAVSIFTHSAQLAGGELALLTGEEVDYERCLAHSWDLFDSHPSMCIVRTDGRSVFAVKAGFVAKYNHRFPNSIIQIAACDVSANNIWPLAFMESGVGYLTTFDGSVTVDFANEASLAFWSNLLENGDRSGAAYEASPQVDPGHRHAAFTATGNPMLFYGQELQNGGFELGTLAAWDVAGDGRVISRLDDQLPIDGNAMGIISTGLGYTLNTGEINQVVCVPATATQLSFHYNFFSEEFLEWCGSGYQDYFQVSVINGVGTETVIFYIEVDNMCDSVYPANIQFDQGPLGDDNGVYYTGWRQLGLDLTPWAGQTVTLRFAAGDIGDSIFDSAILIDAISIE; encoded by the coding sequence GTGCGCGCGATTCTCATCAGCCGGAGCCTGGCGATCTCGGCCTTCGCCGCCGCCCTCAGCCTCGGCGGCTGCTCCGACAGCCCGACCACCAGCAGCCAGAATCCGGGCGAGAACCCCGGCGGCCCCGCGATCAGCCTGCTGGAGCCGCTCAGCCTGAACCGCCAGGTGCTGCTCGTGGACACGCTGGACGACCTCACGGCCACGCTCAAGGCCGAGGCCCCCACCGGCTACACCCTGGACAGCGTGACCCTGCACAGCCTGGACGCGGACGACAACTCCGTCGCCGTGCTGGCCACGCTCCGCGACGTGGGCGACGCCGCCGACGGCGACATGGTGGCCGGCGACAAGATCTTCGCCGGCGTGGCGCCGAACCTGAGCTACCCGGATCCCCAGATCCTGCGCGTGGCGGCCCACCTCCAGGCCAGCGGCAGCACCGGCGGCTCCCTCGAGCTGTGGACCGAAGCGCGCGAGTTGCCCGTGCTGAGCACGGACCTCGTCTTCACGCACGGGCCCGACGCGACGCCCCAGGGCCTCACCACGGGCGTGAGCACCGACCTCCGCGTGGTCACCGAGCTGATGGTGGCCGACTCGCTCACGCTGGACAGCGTGGACCTCTACCGGGTCACCTCCACGGGCGACAGCGTCGAGCTGCTCTCGCCGCTGCGCGACAACGGCGACCTGACCAACGGCGACGAGATCCAGGCCGACGGCAACTACACCACCATCGTCGAGGGCATGTTCATCGTCGCGCCGCAGACGCTCTACCTCCGCGCGCTGGCCACGGCCACGAGCGTCACCGGGACCACGCACACGAGCTGGTCGGTGATCGCCGAACTGCCCGTGCGCTACCCGCCCACCGAGGGCCTGGTGAACGTGGCGCTCAGCTATCAGGACTCCATCGAGACGCGCTGGCAGGACGCCATCGACGCCAGCGAGGACCTCGAGGCCACGCGCGACGCCTTGCTGAGCTGGCTCGACGGCCAGGACCACGTGGTGGACGCCTATCTCGCGCCCGACCGCGGCAGCCTCTGGGCCGTCTACAACAACGGCTTCGAGGCGGGCGTGCTGCTGGCCGACCCGGCGGACGGCCCCCTCTATGGTACGAGTGGGGGCGCGGGCATCGCCGACGCGCCCGTGCGCCCGCACCGCGACCCGGCGACCACGGCCCCGCTGATGAGCGTGGGCGTGCCGGCGCGGCCCGTCAGCGGAAACGACGACCGCAACCTGGGCGACCCGGACGAGGTGGACTCGAACCTGGCCCTCGTCTACAGCCCCTTCGCCACCTGGCTGGAGGGCCTGGGCGGGACGGATCCCGCGAGCACGGTGGCCACGCTCTTCGACGACGCGCACTGCCCCAGCTTCGGCGTCGACTACCTGCGCGACGCGGAGGCGACCGTGGACGCCCTGCGCGATCTCTATCGCTACGGCGCGGTGAGCATCTTCACGCACTCGGCGCAGCTGGCCGGCGGCGAGCTGGCCCTCCTCACGGGCGAGGAGGTGGACTACGAGCGCTGCCTGGCCCACTCCTGGGACCTCTTCGACAGCCATCCGAGCATGTGCATCGTGCGGACGGACGGCCGCAGCGTCTTCGCGGTGAAGGCGGGCTTCGTGGCGAAGTACAACCATCGGTTCCCGAACAGCATCATCCAGATCGCGGCCTGCGACGTGAGCGCGAACAACATCTGGCCGCTCGCGTTCATGGAGAGCGGCGTGGGCTACCTCACCACCTTCGACGGCAGCGTCACGGTGGACTTCGCCAACGAGGCCTCGCTGGCCTTCTGGAGCAACCTGCTGGAGAACGGTGACCGCAGCGGCGCGGCCTACGAGGCGTCGCCGCAGGTGGATCCGGGCCATCGCCACGCGGCCTTCACGGCCACGGGCAACCCGATGCTCTTCTACGGCCAGGAGCTGCAGAACGGCGGCTTCGAGCTGGGCACCCTGGCCGCCTGGGACGTGGCCGGCGACGGCCGCGTCATCTCGCGCCTGGACGACCAGCTGCCCATCGACGGCAACGCCATGGGCATCATCTCCACGGGCCTCGGCTACACGCTGAACACCGGCGAGATCAACCAGGTGGTCTGCGTGCCCGCCACGGCCACGCAGCTGAGCTTCCACTACAACTTCTTCAGCGAGGAATTCCTCGAGTGGTGCGGCTCGGGCTACCAGGACTACTTCCAGGTGAGCGTGATCAACGGCGTCGGCACGGAGACCGTGATCTTCTACATCGAAGTCGACAACATGTGCGACTCGGTCTATCCGGCCAACATCCAGTTCGATCAGGGCCCGCTGGGCGACGACAACGGCGTCTACTACACCGGCTGGCGCCAGCTCGGCCTCGACCTGACACCCTGGGCCGGTCAGACCGTGACGCTCCGTTTCGCCGCGGGGGACATCGGCGACAGCATCTTCGATTCGGCGATCCTGATCGACGCCATCAGCATCGAATAG
- a CDS encoding ion transporter has product MRRRVWEIVEVAHPGDRASRAFDVFILVLIFLNVLAAILGTVGSVEATVGGSLRIFEVLSVAVFTVEYAARLWSCVEDPRFSHPFRGRAAYARRGLLVIDLVAVLPFYLPFLGLDLRSLRVLRLLRVLRIAKIGRYYSSLDLMRRVFVSKREELVLVTALMALLLVLSASVLYFCENPHQPDVFSSIPATMWWSIATLTTVGYGDMYPVTVLGKVFASIIAILGIGMFALPTGILGAGFVDELQRSREEGDVCPLCGRRKL; this is encoded by the coding sequence ATGCGGCGCCGGGTGTGGGAGATCGTCGAGGTCGCCCACCCAGGGGACCGGGCCAGCCGCGCATTTGACGTCTTCATTCTGGTGCTCATCTTCCTCAACGTGCTAGCTGCGATCCTCGGCACCGTGGGCAGCGTTGAGGCTACGGTGGGTGGGTCTCTGAGGATCTTCGAGGTCCTTTCTGTCGCCGTGTTCACCGTCGAGTACGCTGCAAGGCTGTGGTCCTGCGTCGAGGATCCGAGGTTCTCCCACCCGTTTCGTGGTCGTGCCGCGTACGCGCGGCGCGGGTTGCTCGTCATCGATCTCGTTGCGGTCCTGCCCTTCTATCTGCCCTTCCTCGGCCTGGACTTGCGGTCTCTGCGAGTCCTGCGCCTGCTGCGGGTACTGCGCATCGCAAAGATCGGGCGCTACTACTCCTCGCTCGACCTCATGCGGCGAGTATTCGTCTCGAAGCGGGAAGAACTCGTACTGGTCACTGCTCTGATGGCCCTGCTGCTCGTCCTCTCCGCGAGTGTGCTGTACTTCTGCGAGAACCCGCATCAGCCCGACGTGTTCTCGAGCATACCGGCGACCATGTGGTGGTCCATCGCCACGCTGACTACGGTGGGCTACGGAGACATGTACCCCGTGACCGTGCTCGGAAAGGTCTTCGCCTCGATCATCGCGATCCTCGGCATCGGCATGTTCGCGCTCCCGACTGGCATCCTCGGCGCCGGGTTCGTCGACGAGTTGCAGCGATCGCGCGAAGAGGGCGACGTCTGCCCGCTTTGCGGCCGACGGAAGCTCTAG
- a CDS encoding NAD(P)-binding domain-containing protein — protein sequence MSASDAAVDVALVGAGPIGLEMAVALKRAGVDYVHLEAGQIGQTIAGFPREMHFYSSNDRIAIAGLPLVTTDESKATREQYLGYLRQVARREALAIRSYEPVTGIAREGEHYLLRSHSLAGPRETPARRVILALGGTHRPRRLGIPGEDLLHVSHQFVEPHPYFGQRLLVVGGRNSAVEAALRCWHAGAQVALSYRRAAFDRKAVKYWLLPELEGRIARGEIEGHLATQPVAIEPGRALLRRADGETYAVAADFVLLLTGYEADTSLYRQLGLALEGEEQAPVLDPDTMESSLPGVYVIGTATAGTQQRFQIFLENCHVHVDRVLAALTGRPAPDAPAPLERPES from the coding sequence GTGAGTGCAAGCGATGCAGCCGTGGACGTCGCCCTGGTGGGCGCCGGGCCCATCGGCCTGGAGATGGCCGTGGCGCTGAAGCGCGCGGGCGTGGACTACGTGCACCTGGAGGCCGGCCAGATCGGCCAGACCATCGCCGGCTTTCCCCGCGAGATGCACTTCTACAGCTCCAACGACCGCATCGCCATCGCTGGCCTGCCCCTGGTCACCACCGACGAGTCCAAGGCCACCCGCGAGCAGTACCTTGGCTACCTGCGTCAGGTGGCGCGGCGGGAGGCGCTGGCGATCCGCAGCTACGAGCCCGTGACCGGCATCGCGCGCGAGGGGGAGCACTACCTGCTGCGCAGCCATTCGCTGGCGGGTCCGCGCGAGACGCCGGCGCGCCGCGTGATCCTGGCCCTCGGCGGCACCCACCGCCCGCGGCGGCTGGGCATCCCGGGCGAGGATCTGCTGCACGTGAGCCACCAGTTCGTGGAGCCGCACCCCTACTTCGGACAGCGGCTGCTGGTGGTGGGCGGACGCAACTCGGCGGTGGAGGCGGCGCTGCGCTGCTGGCACGCCGGCGCGCAGGTCGCGCTGAGCTACCGGCGGGCGGCCTTCGACCGCAAGGCCGTGAAGTACTGGCTGCTGCCCGAGCTGGAGGGGCGCATCGCACGCGGCGAGATCGAGGGTCACCTGGCGACCCAGCCGGTGGCCATCGAGCCGGGGCGGGCGCTCCTGCGCCGCGCCGACGGCGAGACCTACGCCGTGGCGGCGGACTTCGTCCTCCTGCTCACCGGCTACGAGGCGGACACGTCGCTCTACCGACAGCTCGGGCTCGCGCTCGAGGGCGAGGAGCAGGCCCCGGTGCTCGACCCCGACACGATGGAGAGCAGCCTGCCGGGCGTCTACGTCATCGGGACGGCCACGGCCGGCACGCAGCAGCGCTTCCAGATCTTCCTCGAAAACTGTCACGTGCACGTGGACCGCGTGCTCGCGGCGCTAACGGGGCGGCCCGCGCCCGATGCGCCCGCGCCGCTGGAGCGGCCGGAGAGCTGA